A single region of the Actinoplanes sp. SE50/110 genome encodes:
- a CDS encoding cobalamin biosynthesis protein CobQ — MSSDNGGFPAWVEDTGAAGPAAGPWSSLPPPPASLVNRGAVVPAAAPPAPARIAPPTLDDLLADRPAPPTGPARTGWRAMVRRASGGVISLAPGPAELAHRAAVAAVQRSLDGPKTVVVVNPKGGAIKTTTTLMIARTLGIHRGGYVLGWDNNETRGTMGWRANPARHTNTAVDLLRDLDRFADVRSARVGDLDNYVRSQGDAQFDVLASDEDAESSASIDATAFRNLHRTLSRFYRVMVVDTGNNMRASNWEAAVAEADQLVIVSTVREDTAQSAAWMADALNTSGRGALVANAVTVLADPAAVADRALRARLHRHFGQLTRAVVDVPYDPALIGGGPIAYDALSPASHAAWLRATAAIAEGL; from the coding sequence ATGTCATCGGACAACGGGGGTTTCCCGGCCTGGGTGGAGGACACCGGAGCCGCGGGGCCGGCCGCCGGCCCCTGGTCCTCGTTGCCGCCGCCGCCCGCCTCCCTGGTCAACCGGGGTGCGGTCGTGCCGGCCGCCGCGCCGCCGGCCCCGGCCCGGATCGCTCCGCCCACCCTCGACGACCTGCTGGCGGACCGGCCGGCCCCGCCGACCGGGCCGGCGCGGACCGGCTGGCGGGCCATGGTGCGCCGCGCCTCCGGCGGGGTGATCTCGCTGGCGCCCGGCCCGGCCGAGTTGGCGCACCGCGCCGCGGTCGCGGCGGTGCAGCGCAGCCTGGACGGGCCGAAAACGGTGGTGGTCGTCAACCCGAAGGGCGGGGCGATCAAGACCACCACCACCCTGATGATCGCCCGCACGCTCGGCATCCACCGCGGCGGGTACGTGCTGGGCTGGGACAACAACGAGACCCGCGGGACGATGGGCTGGCGGGCCAATCCGGCCCGGCACACCAACACCGCGGTGGACCTGCTGCGGGATCTGGACCGGTTCGCCGACGTGCGCAGCGCCCGGGTGGGTGACCTGGACAACTACGTCCGGTCGCAGGGGGACGCGCAGTTCGACGTGCTCGCCTCCGACGAGGACGCGGAGTCCTCGGCCAGCATCGACGCGACGGCGTTCAGGAATCTGCACCGGACGCTGAGCCGCTTCTACCGGGTGATGGTGGTCGACACCGGCAACAACATGCGGGCGAGCAACTGGGAGGCCGCGGTCGCCGAGGCCGACCAGCTGGTGATCGTCTCCACGGTGCGCGAGGACACCGCACAGAGCGCGGCATGGATGGCCGACGCGCTGAACACGTCCGGCCGCGGCGCCCTGGTCGCGAACGCGGTCACCGTGCTCGCCGACCCGGCCGCGGTCGCCGACCGGGCGCTGCGGGCCCGCCTGCACCGGCATTTCGGCCAGCTCACCCGGGCGGTCGTCGACGTGCCGTACGACCCGGCACTGATCGGTGGCGGGCCGATCGCCTACGACGCGCTCTCGCCGGCCAGCCACGCGGCGTGGCTGCGGGCCACCGCGGCCATCGCCGAGGGCCTCTGA